The Ictalurus punctatus breed USDA103 chromosome 28, Coco_2.0, whole genome shotgun sequence DNA window tcatCATGATTTTGGCATGCTGAATTTCCCTCAAGTGCAAGTGGGAAGTGGTTGAGACTTtgggctactgattggaaggttatGCATTCAAATCCCTGCGtagccaagctgccattgttgggtccttgagcgaAACTCTTAAACCTCAGTTGctaaactgtattgtgtttcaGCTGTAAGCCATTTTGGATAAACCAGCAGTCAATTAAGcaaaggtaaaaatgttaatgtatCAGGGCAGCACGGTGGTGCGTAAGGTAGTATTGTTGTCTCACAGCTCTAGAGTCTTGAGTTCAATCTTGAAATGTAATGGCTTGGCATCTCATCCAGGAGGTAATCCCAGCTGGCATCCTATCTAGGGGGTAGGCTCTAGATCCACTGTGTGGATAAGCACAAATTACAACTGagagcaaatatatatatatatatattaaaaaaaaacattaaacccAGAATTCAACCTCCTGATTTTCCATCATCTCCTGGTCTCCTGCTCTGCACATTGTGGCACTGAATTTGGATGTAGTTTGAGAGGATTTCCTAGAGCGTCTTTTGGTGGAAGCTCTACGAGAAACATTGATTCCATTCTGAGTATCAGATATAACAATGCTTTGTACTGACATGGCGTGTGGAGTGGTGTCTCCTGGACTTTGACTTCTATAGCAAACTGGTTTGGGGATCTTTGTAGGTGTCTTGTCAGGTCTGTGGTCCCGTCTGGGGCGGACACATGGTCTCAGTTTCAATTTATAGATGGAAGGCACTCTTTCTGGCTTTTTCAAGGACCTCCTCTGATATGAGGAAGGGGCCCAGGGCTTCTCCTTATTGCCAGTGCCAGAGTTGTTGGATTCAGCAGTCATGGATGGTTCCACAGAGTCTTTTGAATCCATACTGGAGCCCAGTGAAGACCAGGAACTGACCATGGAGGGTTTGGAAACGTTCAGGTGTCTTGAATCTATGTTACTCTGACTTTTTTGCTTCATGCCTCTGAGATCTCTGGAGAAATTGTTCACCCAACTTTCAACAGATACTTTCTCAAGCGGCCTCCTCCCTTCTGAAAGTTCACCAATGACAGCTTCAAAACTAGCATCCCTTGCGTTAGTTTGTCTAGAGGATGAATAGAATGCACGAGAGGATGTGTTGTGGATAGAAGGTTTCCTGATCTCATGGGAGATCTCTTGAGAATTAATGAAGTAGTCAGGACTACTGTCCTGCTCATTCTCTGAGTCACCACCATCAGAGTCCATGCCAAGTTGTTGTAGATTAAACAGGATCTCTTCCTCGAGGCTCTGGTACAGGATGGCCTCCTGAGCAGGACTGATTGGAGGAGGAGTAAAGAGATAgcttctctctgtatctctaaaTTTGTTTTCTGCATTCACAACTGTAACAGGTTGAGATGGCTCCACTATGATGCTGTTGAAGTCTGATTTGCTTATGTTGCCTACAGCATTTAGTACAGTGTGCTTTGAAAGTTCCAAGTTGTGCTTCCTGTTACCATGTGAAGAAGACCTTTGTCGGCTATTCTCATTTCCTTGAAGTCTGTTAGGTTGGGATGAACTGTCTGATGACTGGCCTTTTCCATTTGATGCGGGGAGCTTATTATATCCATCCCCTGATATGACACCCATTAGCCCTTTTGTTGGAGAAAACGTCCGAATGAACCCAGGACTCTTTCTGGCATTCCCACTGTCTTGAGGGTCTTGGTGGCTTACCAAACTGTTGTTGGTTGCAAAACATTGACCTGgtgtaacacactgaaaaggCTGAGCTGACACTGAAACTCCTGGCTGCTCTGGAACACTTTGAGAATCCAGTTTGTTCTTTGGCCCAGTTGTGGCATTTTGTCTCAGCTTTGATACAATCTGCGACTTGGTCCAACTGTGCCCGAGCCTGTTGTCTGGCCCTTGCTGGGGTAGAGGAAAGGTCTGGCTGTAGACCTTCTGCAAGACCAAGGGTGTACTGGGACGCTGAATCTCTGGTTGTGGTGGGGTGGACGGGCGAGCTGGCCGTGGAAGACTGCTGGTTACACGTGGAGATGGAGACACCCTACCGGGTCCTCTGCCTGTTCTGATAGTAGACTTCAGCACTTCATTAGTATCAGAGTCGGTCTGTCGACAAGGGACCCTTAGTCTGAAACAAGATTCACAAAGCCAGATGAGTCTATGGATGTTCCAATTATATGGTAATATTATTGccttacagtatatttatactTATTTAGAGCTATGAATATTAACATGTGACTCAGTACCTCTGTTAGAAGATAGCAGCACTCAAGCTGAAGCATATTTCATTATATCAGGGTAATTCAGATGAAGTGGACACAATTTAAGACTTTAAATGTCAGAACAGAGTAAACTGTATCAAACccttattaacattttttaagaTCATGGTATAGATTTTTAAAGGGAAATTAAGACTGGTTGCCATGACATATTTCCAACATTATTCCACGGATACTTGCTACATGACAATCTCACAGGCTGAAGGGACAAAGTCGTAATCCAGAGCCTGTACTCTATAAGTCATATACAACAGGCTTTTAGAGTGAACTGATTTCCCCCCCCTCTTAGTCATACGTGCTTTAAAGGCATTTTATAACGGTTATTAAAATGAACTCCAAAAACCCTGAAAGTATTCTTTTAGTACACAGAAATCAAATATGATTTTATCCTTATCTGAAAGGTTGTTGATTTATAAACACTAGCTGTGATTGTTTCGGATAAAATTTTCCCGTTTATGTGTGGATCAGTGCCTCCACACTCAAATCTCTAATCTATAACGTGTCTGAATTAATTTAGAGCTTGAATCCGAGTTAGACTCACCGTCAAATAATGGAACGGGACTGTCAAAGCAAACCTAAGGGAAAACTACATGAACCTGAAGCAGAAGCTCATTTTAGTTTATTGCAGTAATTAAACAGCCCAACATTAGACGTTCGCATTAAATTTGTATGAAACGATGGGACGGGTGCAATAACAATGATTAAAAACCATTACCCGTGTAACTTTGTGCTGCCATTGTTTCTGCTCTTCACGCTGCCATGTTGCTGAAAGTTAATTGTGATGCAATGGGAATTTGATTCAGAATGAACGATGAAGTGATGGACGACTACACTTGACAAACGACAGATGAACTGTAATTGAAAGCAGTGATAAATAATGTCTCCCCCACAGGTGCTTAGAACTGTCTGCATTACTTTCTGACACACGCCGATTTCTGAGAGTACGGATATTTGCCGTCTGATTAATTACGGGCAAAGTCTACAGGCCTAAATGGATTTCTGTCATCCTGACAGCCAGAGCTGaaatcttaaaataaaaaaaataaatgaaaaaaaaatgatgatcaAAAGCCTTCTACGTTATAACTATCgcatatgtaaggaataaaatataatggagcttgctgttataggaaaatcctCATTTTTCCACTAACAGCATGTTGCAaaatgtttcattcctctttttttttttacacaacagcaatttgccaatgttaacaaatttttattgattaaagaatGCTCTTTTGTACTGTTGATGTCATTCTGTCAACATGCTTAATTGAATCTACTTATGTTGAATGTCTGccttacaagtccctgtgtaggttttatagaaacaataatgtaccGGAATGTATTAGAATGTAGACTATTAGACTAAACCCTTTGCTCTAATTTTAAGCTTTAAGACCCTGACTAGCTGGATCATGTACGTTTAACCAGGAGCCGGAGATACCAATGAGATTCATCATACACAAACGGCATCTTCCTGAAGATGCTCTTGATGCCATGGGCCCTTGCTGATTCTAATTAACCTGCTAATTCAGTAGGCTCATACTGTGTGTAATGGCTGTGGCATTCAGTGACATTCAGTGATTGATTACTTTTTTGCTGTGTTCCTTGGCCCCCCTAAAAGACACTTACCTGCATGGGTGGAAAATAAACTCCATGTATTCTGGTTACAGTACTTGAGTACATGTTTCACTGTGAAAGTATTTTTTATGGAGGAGGCATTATGTTTTTGGGTGGTTTGTCTGTTGGCCTGTCCgtatgtccatccatccgtgCGTCTGTCCGAGATTCTGACACAAGAAGCACTAGACTTGTGGCGGAGGCATCCCCATTGATGCCATTGGGCTTGAGTTTGACTTGTTCGCATATAATTAAATCATAATACAGTTGCTTTTACTTAAATATATAACGCATTTCAACCGAGAAGACTGTAAGTAAATTAAAAGACCATATGtgcaaattttaaataattcaatttCAAGACCCAATCAAAATAAATTCCCTTCCAAATGTCTACACTTCAGGCACCAAATGCTTAGTCCACAGCAGTAGTTAATGAATCTTTtcttaatatatattttgtttatgaTACCatagtaatgtaatgtaatgtaatgaaagtgtgaatttgttttattcacttACTTAGGGCTATTCTTAAGCCCCGGCTCTGATCTCTGGATTCTAGTGGGAAGAGAAGGGGTCCAGATTACAGGGTCGAGAGGGGACTGGGCTCGGCTCAGCACCAAAGAGATTTGCGATGTAGCCTGCCCATCAGGCCCGCATTGCCTGGCTTTGATCTCGTGGACCGGAGTGGCAGGGCGCTGTGCCAGTTTATGGGCTagaagagagcgagaggaaCAGAAATTGAATGAGCGAAAAGGATGAGCTCACCAGGAGCTTGGGTTATATAATTCCTACAGCACTAGAATGAAGTGCAGGTTTAGCAAGGGCTTTGCTTCTATGGTTAAGAGCTTCTTTGATAACTAAAAGACATTTGTGCTATTTATATTCTCAAATGACAGCAAGCTATCTCAGCATGCTTAGATTTCATGCTGCATGAATGCAATCAGATATATCCTGTTATTATCTCCGCAGACTCCACTCACATAATGGAGATTATCCGGAGAGTAAAAAAGCGATGTATGGTGTCCCACCGGGTTCTATTCTCGGTCCTCGGTCCCCTTTTATTCTCCCTTTATAGTTCATCCCGTGTAATTCTCAAACATAATACCGGTTGATTATCATCTCGGCCGAATTTAGTGGCATAGCTACGCGAAATGGAAGACTATAAAAGACATCAAACTTGGATGAACAGAATTATTCTTCTCCTAAATtctaatgaaacaaaaacacttcTAGCTACTAATATTGCCCACGTCAATGTTTCTACTTCTCTGTATCTTTACGGATGTTACAGTTAGTTCATATGAGTGATGCGCAGTATTTGCCGACAAAGAGTACTGATACAGAACTCTTTCTGACATTATAAGCATCAAATCCTGATCATTACACCATtcagctttttttatttttgtaaaggCAGGGTTCTGCATTACAAATAAATGGCGTTAGGCTTCATTAGAAATCGTTACTTTTTACTATTCACTACATTTATGCTCATTTAAACCCTAATGTAAACAACTTTTTAAGAAAAAGCAACATTTTTTATCTGCTCTATCTGTCAACATTCTGTTCCTCCATTCGCCTCCAATAAAAGAGGCTGCACTTCGCTTTGGTACTGTCAAGTGGGAATTTGTTGCGCTTATGAAACAACTGCTGTTGACCTTtaccttgctttttttttgctctcgcTTGACTGAAATAGTGGAGTTCTTTGGCCTGTTTTACCTTTAAATGCTTCATTTAATTGGGGTATTGAAGTCCTTTCTGCAGAtatgtttctaacttcaattACGGTATCGATAGTTCCTGTTCCTGAGACCAATACTCGCCTTCCGTGCCAGTATCAGTACAGATACCTATTACAGAATCAGTGCCATCATCATGGTAGAAAGGTTTTTGTGGGGCGGATATGAAAAAGCAGTGCTATTTTCACACCTAGTTGCTATTCTTGCAAAAGGGCAAGCTCACAATGTTTCATTATTACAAGAGAAATATTATTAACAGGGGATTGATGACAGATGAAAAAGTGAGGAAAAACTGTAATCATACACAGTGGCTCGATGCCCACGGtttatgaaaaacaaacatgtttacGCTATAAGCACTTTCAGGGAAGCAATTACATGTGCTTGCACAAATGAAATgcatctgtgtctgtcagtggCTGGCTGACCTTTATTTAGGGGCATGAAATAATCAAAAATGGGGATGTTTCTTCATTCATAAAGGTTCCACATATATTTAAGGGTATAAAGTTGAAATGGCATAAGCCGGCTGTTTAAAGGTGCATAAATTATGTAATATCTTTTGGAATGCTGGTagatcaaagtgtgtgtgtctgtgtgtgtgtgtgtgtatgcactcACAGAGAGATGTGCAGCGGCAGGGATCATGTTTGTCCAGATAGTGCTCCAGGGTGTCCCATCCTCCACCCACTCTCACCATCACATGATTCCTTaagatctacacacacacatgttgttTAATAGAAaccatataataaataaattaatatatatataagctgaCCGATAGTGAAGGACTGTCAGAGTGTGTAAGAGATTGATTTGTCAGACTGTGACACAGCAAAGCAGAAACAGGCATGGTTATTGATGAGAGAGGAAGCTgtaagaagagagagaggggaagagaagaCACTGAGGTTTATTTACTCGCACAAATATGATGGTGTTGGAGTCTCCGACTCTGTATTTGCCCTCCGACATCTTCACCATGGGGAACTGACTGGGACAAGTGCAGCGACTTATCAGATATTGAACCTGTACACACA harbors:
- the LOC108259895 gene encoding GAS2-like protein 2A, with the protein product MSGIEHASTQSIRPYKSCEEYLYAMKEDLAEWLKDLYGADITVNNFVQALETGALLCAHANNVTRAAADFQHKRGRTHARLPTSGVTFMSSARPATFLARDNVSNFINWCRNEMHIKDVLMFETDDLVLRKNEKNVVLCLLEVARRASRFGMVAPVLIQLEEEIEEEIREEPVVQRRLINTENLDEMVQYLISRCTCPSQFPMVKMSEGKYRVGDSNTIIFVRILRNHVMVRVGGGWDTLEHYLDKHDPCRCTSLSHKLAQRPATPVHEIKARQCGPDGQATSQISLVLSRAQSPLDPVIWTPSLPTRIQRSEPGLKNSPKLRVPCRQTDSDTNEVLKSTIRTGRGPGRVSPSPRVTSSLPRPARPSTPPQPEIQRPSTPLVLQKVYSQTFPLPQQGPDNRLGHSWTKSQIVSKLRQNATTGPKNKLDSQSVPEQPGVSVSAQPFQCVTPGQCFATNNSLVSHQDPQDSGNARKSPGFIRTFSPTKGLMGVISGDGYNKLPASNGKGQSSDSSSQPNRLQGNENSRQRSSSHGNRKHNLELSKHTVLNAVGNISKSDFNSIIVEPSQPVTVVNAENKFRDTERSYLFTPPPISPAQEAILYQSLEEEILFNLQQLGMDSDGGDSENEQDSSPDYFINSQEISHEIRKPSIHNTSSRAFYSSSRQTNARDASFEAVIGELSEGRRPLEKVSVESWVNNFSRDLRGMKQKSQSNIDSRHLNVSKPSMVSSWSSLGSSMDSKDSVEPSMTAESNNSGTGNKEKPWAPSSYQRRSLKKPERVPSIYKLKLRPCVRPRRDHRPDKTPTKIPKPVCYRSQSPGDTTPHAMSVQSIVISDTQNGINVSRRASTKRRSRKSSQTTSKFSATMCRAGDQEMMENQEVEFWV